In Synergistaceae bacterium, a genomic segment contains:
- a CDS encoding YibE/F family protein, with amino-acid sequence MKSKYFLLRLIIALILPVAFFYAVDYFAVKNWNDKESLIVEVIEAGPEKTLHADKNNESFETLERDTVLQILSGNRTNDILTVKTVRLAGSGPDVKPGGRYLLVWDMFDDGRVQYSLADGFRVSSVATLIFAVCVILIAMTGTRGFLALLGLGASIAVLIFTMIPLMTLGWDPVLLALASVFIISTVTILCVVRYLRYMLVALLGSLGGVLCGFASGWVMVHLWQLTGLAGEGSALLASTLPNLNMRGVLLASVLIGSIGAVLDVGVSVTASMSEFVDYDNYIPLDRLLLAGLNVGSEVLGSMINTLILAYMGSSLSMAILISSAGVEFSGILNDPYIAQEIVQGLAGTLGLLFTIPTTAFCFVFQESLRRRHED; translated from the coding sequence ATGAAGTCAAAATATTTTTTGCTCAGGTTAATTATTGCGCTTATACTGCCGGTTGCATTCTTTTATGCTGTAGATTATTTTGCGGTCAAGAACTGGAACGACAAAGAGTCTTTAATCGTTGAGGTTATAGAAGCAGGCCCGGAAAAAACATTACACGCCGACAAGAACAACGAATCTTTTGAGACTCTCGAACGTGATACAGTCTTGCAAATTTTATCTGGAAACCGCACGAATGATATTTTAACGGTCAAGACAGTTAGACTCGCAGGTTCAGGGCCGGACGTTAAACCGGGCGGGCGTTATTTGCTAGTTTGGGACATGTTCGACGATGGGCGCGTGCAATATTCTTTAGCTGACGGATTCAGAGTCTCAAGTGTTGCGACGTTAATTTTTGCGGTGTGCGTAATATTAATTGCTATGACAGGGACTCGCGGCTTTCTTGCGTTATTGGGACTCGGTGCTTCAATTGCTGTATTAATTTTTACGATGATCCCATTAATGACTCTCGGCTGGGATCCTGTTTTGCTTGCTCTTGCGTCAGTGTTTATAATTTCGACTGTTACAATTTTGTGTGTTGTAAGATATTTGCGTTACATGCTAGTTGCTTTATTGGGAAGTCTCGGCGGAGTCTTGTGCGGATTTGCAAGCGGTTGGGTTATGGTGCATTTATGGCAGTTGACCGGATTAGCTGGTGAAGGTTCTGCGTTGCTTGCGTCGACATTGCCGAATTTGAATATGCGCGGAGTATTGCTTGCGAGTGTGTTAATAGGTTCGATCGGTGCAGTCCTTGACGTTGGAGTCTCTGTTACTGCTTCAATGTCTGAATTTGTAGACTATGATAATTACATCCCGTTAGATAGACTCTTGCTTGCGGGCTTGAACGTCGGCAGCGAGGTTTTAGGCAGCATGATAAATACTTTGATTCTTGCGTATATGGGAAGCTCGTTATCAATGGCGATATTAATAAGTTCGGCCGGTGTAGAATTTTCCGGAATACTTAACGATCCATACATAGCGCAGGAAATTGTACAGGGACTCGCGGGGACTCTGGGTTTGTTGTTCACGATTCCTACGACAGCGTTTTGTTTCGTGTTTCAGGAGTCTTTGAGGCGCAGGCATGAAGATTAA
- a CDS encoding RluA family pseudouridine synthase has product MSYSIKISRDDDGRRLDRTLRSKFKYVSLGEIMKAIRTGLIRVNSQKIREGSLHLSAGDEIITPWPLEESKNFQIQHKASWGKIKILFQCENVLIVNKPAGILVQPDEPNGDSIISRVWAMMNTKQAAAVHRLDRNTTGVLAVALHGDSLRALESLFKERRVRKFYLAIVAGRVEKSFIIDAPLLKDSENNLVKVSESGLSALTKCEKIAGDNDYSLVKLELLTGRTHQARVHMSYIKHSILGDRKYGNFAVNHKLKNVNRPLLHAYELVFPENLHESLSEIAGKKFTAPIPDDMREFINFRKWEIDL; this is encoded by the coding sequence ATGAGCTACTCTATAAAAATTTCACGCGACGACGACGGACGCAGACTCGATAGAACTTTACGCAGCAAATTTAAATATGTGAGTCTCGGCGAAATAATGAAAGCTATCAGAACAGGATTAATACGCGTGAACTCGCAAAAAATTCGTGAAGGCAGCTTGCATTTATCAGCAGGAGACGAAATAATAACCCCTTGGCCGCTTGAAGAGAGTAAAAATTTTCAGATACAGCACAAAGCCTCATGGGGAAAAATAAAAATTTTATTTCAGTGCGAAAATGTCTTAATCGTCAATAAGCCCGCCGGGATTCTCGTGCAGCCTGACGAACCTAACGGAGACAGCATAATTTCACGCGTATGGGCAATGATGAACACTAAGCAGGCCGCCGCCGTTCACAGGTTAGACCGCAACACAACAGGAGTATTAGCAGTAGCTCTTCACGGTGATTCATTAAGAGCGTTAGAGTCATTATTTAAGGAAAGAAGAGTCAGAAAATTTTATCTCGCAATAGTCGCAGGCAGGGTAGAAAAAAGTTTTATCATTGACGCGCCATTATTGAAGGATTCAGAAAATAATTTAGTCAAGGTCTCTGAGTCCGGACTCTCTGCGTTGACTAAGTGCGAAAAAATTGCGGGTGATAATGATTATTCACTCGTTAAGCTGGAATTATTGACGGGAAGGACACATCAAGCCCGCGTTCACATGAGTTATATAAAACATTCGATTTTAGGCGACAGGAAGTACGGAAATTTTGCAGTAAATCACAAATTAAAAAATGTAAATCGGCCGTTATTGCACGCGTATGAACTTGTATTCCCCGAAAATCTGCACGAGTCTTTAAGCGAAATAGCCGGAAAAAAATTTACTGCTCCCATTCCTGACGATATGAGAGAATTTATAAATTTTCGCAAATGGGAGATTGATTTATAA
- a CDS encoding HD domain-containing protein → MVTNNNKQNKKLLDIREVKQLPINAEFYVMGVVSRLIRRKDRNDKTFWDITLSDESGELTGKVWSDSTWHSKQGGDIFPIDPDNCGLKFEGSSIGAGGRVSEFRDLMQYNFSDVYYLDQEKFPPIGFVRHSPIDINFLEKTFKDLVADIKHKKLHDFVYAVFFKHDLWEKFKTWPGAITIHHAYMNGLLEHTVSMTIGALDFAKHYDAFKVKINHDLIIAGGLLHDIGKLESYNLNPTPQMTLDGNVIDHIVLGYNMFKKFAELENLDDDLTRALGHIIISHHGLREYGSPVLPATPEAIIVSAADDLDFKMNFWKAQIDALTPQTEMTDYLSFVDRRLWRGIELN, encoded by the coding sequence ATGGTTACGAACAATAATAAGCAAAATAAAAAACTTCTTGATATTCGGGAAGTAAAGCAGCTCCCTATTAATGCAGAATTTTACGTAATGGGCGTTGTATCACGTCTCATAAGGCGCAAAGACCGCAACGATAAAACTTTTTGGGACATTACATTAAGCGACGAGTCAGGCGAATTAACCGGAAAAGTTTGGAGCGACTCAACTTGGCACAGCAAACAGGGCGGAGACATTTTCCCCATCGATCCGGACAACTGCGGGCTGAAATTTGAAGGCTCAAGTATCGGAGCAGGCGGCAGAGTCTCAGAATTTCGCGATTTGATGCAATATAATTTTTCTGATGTATATTATCTCGACCAAGAAAAATTTCCGCCGATAGGTTTTGTACGTCATTCGCCGATTGATATAAATTTCCTTGAGAAAACTTTTAAAGATTTGGTCGCCGATATTAAGCACAAAAAATTACATGATTTCGTTTACGCCGTATTCTTTAAACACGATTTATGGGAAAAATTTAAAACTTGGCCGGGAGCTATTACGATTCATCACGCCTACATGAACGGCCTTCTTGAACACACTGTTTCTATGACAATAGGAGCACTCGATTTCGCAAAGCATTATGACGCATTCAAAGTTAAAATTAATCATGATTTAATAATTGCAGGCGGTCTATTACACGACATAGGCAAGCTCGAATCATATAATTTAAATCCTACGCCGCAAATGACTCTTGACGGGAACGTGATAGATCATATTGTGTTAGGCTATAACATGTTCAAGAAATTTGCAGAACTTGAAAATTTAGACGATGATTTAACGCGCGCACTTGGTCATATTATTATCAGCCATCACGGTTTAAGGGAGTATGGTTCGCCCGTTTTACCCGCGACTCCTGAAGCTATTATTGTGAGTGCCGCCGATGATTTGGACTTCAAGATGAATTTCTGGAAGGCTCAAATTGACGCATTAACCCCGCAGACGGAAATGACTGATTATTTATCGTTCGTTGACCGCAGACTCTGGCGCGGAATAGAGTTAAATTAA
- a CDS encoding polysaccharide deacetylase family protein, which produces MKAIKIFLAIIFIFTCTASNADEWTRDSLDSRKAIANNSNPPARKIPINTLAPIKDEGIIRRVRLPDGVKSVSLTFDMCELDTITTGCDMDVINFLRENNIAATLFMGGKWMRTHSRRVMQIMSAKNFEIANHNWSHGNCALLSDSGLRAQILWTQSQYELLREEADAEDIPPAMGLFRLPYGRANDKALNIINSLGLRIIQWDVAAESGNNENINHARQSALKVANMTRPGSILLFHANLVPKGTINLLRETVKILQERGYNFVTVSELLSMGEPETTRDGYFTRPGDNVALDKKFGIDGTGRKTRFTGE; this is translated from the coding sequence ATGAAAGCTATAAAAATTTTTCTGGCAATAATATTTATTTTCACGTGTACGGCCTCAAACGCTGATGAATGGACACGAGACTCACTTGACTCGCGCAAAGCAATAGCAAATAATTCAAATCCTCCAGCGCGAAAAATCCCGATTAACACTCTTGCACCCATTAAGGACGAAGGCATTATCAGGCGTGTTAGACTTCCTGACGGCGTAAAATCTGTCTCGCTTACGTTTGACATGTGTGAACTTGATACGATTACGACGGGCTGTGATATGGACGTTATAAATTTTTTACGGGAAAATAATATTGCTGCTACACTTTTTATGGGCGGTAAATGGATGAGGACTCATTCACGCAGGGTCATGCAGATAATGAGCGCAAAAAATTTCGAGATAGCAAATCATAACTGGTCGCACGGAAATTGCGCGTTACTTTCTGATTCGGGGTTGAGGGCTCAAATTTTATGGACTCAATCGCAATATGAATTATTACGCGAAGAGGCAGACGCTGAAGACATACCGCCTGCAATGGGATTATTCAGATTACCTTATGGCCGTGCAAATGATAAAGCGCTGAATATAATTAACTCACTGGGACTGCGTATAATTCAATGGGACGTAGCAGCTGAGTCGGGCAATAACGAAAATATAAATCACGCGAGACAATCAGCACTCAAAGTCGCAAACATGACGAGGCCGGGAAGTATTTTATTATTTCACGCGAATTTAGTTCCCAAAGGTACAATTAATTTATTGCGCGAGACCGTGAAAATTCTTCAAGAACGAGGTTATAATTTCGTAACAGTCAGCGAGCTTTTATCAATGGGCGAACCAGAGACAACGCGAGACGGATATTTTACGAGACCGGGCGATAATGTTGCACTCGATAAGAAATTCGGCATTGACGGCACCGGAAGAAAGACTCGTTTTACTGGCGAATAA
- the lepA gene encoding translation elongation factor 4, whose protein sequence is MNNNIRNFCIIAHIDHGKSTLADRLLEATGTIASRDMKAQILDSLALERERGITIKLVPVRMDYKANDGKNYILNLIDTPGHVDFAYEVSRSLAACEGALLVVDASQGVEAQTVANAYQAIEQNLEILPVINKIDLPSARPDNAKQEISDVVGLDASNAVLTSAKTGEGINEILERIVTDIPAPEGSENLPLQALIFDSVYDNYRGVICYVRVVNGKIKSGQNIMFMSNGIIYPVNEVGVFKPGFTPVDELLPGEVGYITASIKTLAEAQVGDTITDAANPANKALPGYKKVKSVVFCGFYPVERDNYPQLRDALEKLCLNDSAVTYEPESSEALGFGFRCGFLGLLHMDVVRERLREEYGVELVATAPNVIYEILKTSGEVIEAHRPSDFPDPSEIEEIREPYIKLSVFVPSEFTGRVMQLIQDKRGTYKSMDYITPERVRIIYEMPLSEFIVDFHDKLKSQTRGYASLDYELIGLKASELVRVDILVNGEAADAFSFICHKDAAYNRGHAVVTKLKELIPSQLFEIPIQASIGRRVIVRVNVRALRKDVLAKCYGGDITRKRKLLEKQKEGKKRMKQIGKVSIPQEAFLAFMQVDGAEK, encoded by the coding sequence ATGAATAATAACATACGAAATTTTTGCATAATTGCTCATATAGATCACGGAAAATCTACGCTTGCTGACAGATTATTGGAGGCAACCGGCACTATTGCGTCAAGAGACATGAAGGCGCAAATTTTAGACTCCCTTGCACTTGAACGCGAGCGCGGAATAACTATAAAACTTGTTCCCGTCAGAATGGATTATAAAGCTAATGACGGAAAAAATTATATATTGAATCTAATCGACACACCCGGACACGTTGATTTTGCTTATGAAGTCTCGCGCTCTCTTGCTGCTTGTGAAGGTGCTTTACTCGTTGTTGACGCGTCGCAGGGAGTCGAAGCTCAAACCGTAGCAAATGCCTATCAAGCAATAGAACAAAATCTTGAAATTTTACCGGTCATAAATAAAATCGATCTTCCTTCAGCAAGGCCGGACAACGCAAAACAGGAAATTTCTGATGTCGTAGGACTCGACGCAAGCAACGCAGTATTAACAAGCGCAAAAACAGGCGAAGGCATAAATGAAATTCTCGAACGCATTGTAACTGACATTCCCGCACCAGAAGGCAGCGAAAATTTACCCCTTCAAGCACTGATATTTGACTCAGTCTATGATAATTATCGCGGCGTGATTTGCTATGTTAGAGTCGTCAACGGCAAAATTAAATCAGGTCAAAATATTATGTTCATGTCAAACGGGATTATTTATCCTGTCAATGAAGTAGGAGTCTTTAAGCCCGGCTTTACTCCTGTTGATGAGCTTTTACCAGGTGAAGTTGGTTATATTACTGCGAGCATTAAGACTCTTGCTGAAGCTCAAGTCGGCGACACAATAACTGACGCTGCTAACCCCGCAAATAAAGCCCTCCCCGGTTACAAGAAAGTCAAAAGCGTAGTTTTTTGCGGATTCTATCCTGTTGAGCGCGACAATTACCCGCAATTAAGAGACGCTCTCGAAAAATTGTGCTTAAATGACTCTGCCGTAACTTATGAGCCGGAAAGCTCGGAAGCACTTGGATTCGGATTCAGGTGCGGTTTTCTTGGTTTATTGCATATGGACGTAGTTAGAGAAAGATTGCGCGAAGAATACGGAGTCGAACTTGTTGCTACTGCTCCTAATGTTATTTATGAAATTTTAAAGACTTCCGGTGAAGTTATAGAAGCTCACAGGCCGAGTGATTTTCCCGACCCGTCAGAAATTGAAGAGATTCGCGAGCCTTATATAAAACTTTCTGTATTTGTGCCTTCAGAATTTACCGGACGAGTCATGCAATTAATTCAGGACAAACGGGGAACTTATAAATCAATGGACTACATTACGCCCGAAAGAGTCAGAATAATTTATGAAATGCCGTTATCTGAATTTATTGTAGACTTTCACGACAAATTAAAATCTCAGACTCGCGGGTATGCGTCGCTTGATTATGAGTTAATCGGCCTTAAAGCAAGTGAGTTAGTGCGAGTTGATATTCTCGTAAATGGTGAGGCTGCCGACGCTTTCTCGTTCATATGCCATAAGGACGCAGCTTATAATCGTGGTCATGCGGTTGTTACGAAATTAAAGGAGTTAATACCGAGTCAATTATTTGAGATTCCCATACAAGCGTCAATCGGCCGGCGTGTAATAGTGCGTGTTAATGTTCGTGCGCTGAGAAAAGATGTTCTTGCAAAATGTTACGGCGGAGATATTACGAGAAAGCGCAAATTACTAGAGAAACAGAAAGAGGGCAAAAAACGTATGAAGCAGATCGGTAAAGTTTCAATCCCTCAAGAGGCGTTCTTAGCGTTTATGCAAGTTGATGGCGCAGAGAAATAG
- the hemW gene encoding radical SAM family heme chaperone HemW: MMAQRNRNFCGLYVHVPFCARKCYYCAFYSVSGKNYFIDSWLEALEREAKFYTGSRIKTLYVGGGTPSLLNISQWHKLMNIIRENFDVDNLREATCEANPNSLTPELVNFLRKNLFTRVSLGVQSLNDNELKTLGRLHDSKQAINAMQLIKDSGLNLSCDLIFAIPGQTLRTWAESLKLVMKFAAHISTYQLTLEPDTPLFREYDNELLNFQGYKFYRYAQYLLPRKNFLQYEISNFAMTNYECLHNLSYWNHDNIIALGPSAVSYLDGVRIKNYSSLNEYINEKFLYEQENLSPREKLIELAILSLRTKWGVKKSDLLPEIESALNNMPRDLFIITPERIALSKRGMRIANSIWSELIDL; encoded by the coding sequence TTGATGGCGCAGAGAAATAGAAATTTTTGCGGTTTATATGTTCATGTGCCATTTTGCGCGAGAAAGTGCTATTACTGCGCGTTCTATAGCGTGTCAGGAAAAAATTATTTTATTGACTCATGGCTTGAAGCTCTTGAACGTGAGGCAAAATTTTATACAGGTTCGCGGATAAAGACTCTTTATGTTGGCGGGGGGACTCCGAGTTTACTAAATATTTCGCAATGGCATAAATTAATGAATATAATACGTGAAAATTTTGACGTTGATAATTTGCGTGAGGCTACTTGTGAAGCTAACCCTAATTCTTTAACGCCTGAACTCGTGAATTTCCTGCGAAAAAATTTATTTACCCGCGTAAGTTTGGGCGTGCAGAGTCTCAACGATAACGAGCTGAAAACTTTAGGCCGGCTCCATGACTCAAAGCAGGCAATAAACGCAATGCAGCTGATAAAAGATTCGGGACTGAACCTAAGCTGTGATTTAATTTTCGCTATTCCCGGACAGACTCTAAGGACATGGGCAGAGTCTTTAAAGCTCGTGATGAAATTTGCGGCTCATATTTCGACCTATCAATTAACGTTAGAGCCTGATACGCCTTTATTTCGCGAATATGATAACGAGTTATTAAATTTTCAGGGGTATAAATTCTATCGTTACGCGCAGTATTTATTGCCTCGAAAAAATTTTTTGCAGTATGAGATCTCAAATTTTGCCATGACAAATTATGAATGTCTGCACAATCTTTCATATTGGAATCATGATAATATAATTGCGTTAGGGCCTTCTGCTGTGAGTTATCTTGACGGAGTAAGAATCAAAAATTATTCGAGCCTCAATGAATACATAAACGAAAAATTTTTATACGAGCAGGAAAATTTATCACCGCGCGAAAAATTAATCGAGCTTGCAATATTATCACTGCGCACAAAATGGGGCGTAAAGAAATCTGATTTACTGCCGGAAATTGAGTCAGCACTAAATAATATGCCTCGCGATTTATTTATTATCACTCCCGAAAGAATCGCATTATCAAAACGCGGCATGAGAATAGCAAATTCTATCTGGTCAGAATTAATTGACCTGTAG
- a CDS encoding glycosyltransferase family 2 protein: protein MMTNNLISVIIPAYNAESRIKFTLESITAQDYDNIEIIVINDASTDETGKISAQLLTDSGRNFKIINHSHNMGVCASRNTGLKNSSGKYIAFIDADDLIAKNFISCLHELITQNNSDIAFCGLVDRFTDGKPDKNVHPVKHAFNMTSGGDFIINKAVPAVWCCLYDKNFLDKYNLLFLEGCTSGEDIDFINRAICMAEKVSFTEKCLYIYMHHSQMGSIRDNDTIEKKIKRYEDNTNAQINTAKYLAENAISEKVKYLAENILTPQTIIRQANIFIMKYDTTGYKTFIHDEEKRKILYRSQKIYILVKNFEVFCKGFLLLHMPNLYYLARKK from the coding sequence ATGATGACGAATAATTTAATCAGCGTAATAATTCCGGCTTATAACGCAGAGTCACGCATAAAATTTACCCTTGAAAGCATAACAGCTCAAGACTATGACAACATAGAAATTATAGTAATAAATGACGCTTCAACAGATGAGACCGGCAAAATTTCAGCTCAATTACTTACAGATTCAGGGCGTAACTTCAAGATAATAAATCACTCTCACAATATGGGTGTGTGCGCGTCAAGAAATACGGGCTTGAAAAATTCATCAGGGAAATATATAGCTTTCATTGATGCTGATGACTTGATCGCGAAAAATTTTATTTCATGCCTTCACGAGCTTATAACGCAAAATAACAGCGATATTGCTTTTTGCGGGCTTGTTGACAGATTCACGGACGGAAAACCGGATAAAAACGTTCATCCCGTTAAACACGCATTTAATATGACATCGGGCGGAGATTTTATAATTAATAAAGCTGTTCCCGCTGTGTGGTGCTGTCTCTACGATAAAAATTTTCTCGATAAATATAATTTGTTGTTCCTTGAGGGCTGCACGTCCGGAGAAGATATTGATTTCATAAATAGAGCTATTTGCATGGCCGAAAAAGTTTCATTCACTGAAAAATGTTTATATATTTATATGCATCATAGTCAAATGGGATCAATTCGCGATAATGACACAATCGAGAAAAAAATTAAACGCTATGAAGACAACACGAACGCCCAAATTAATACAGCAAAATATCTCGCGGAAAATGCAATCTCAGAAAAAGTAAAATATCTCGCTGAAAATATCTTAACGCCTCAAACCATAATCAGGCAGGCAAATATTTTTATCATGAAATACGACACAACCGGCTATAAAACTTTTATTCATGATGAGGAGAAGCGCAAAATTTTATATAGGTCGCAAAAAATTTATATTCTCGTGAAAAATTTTGAAGTTTTCTGCAAAGGATTCTTATTGCTTCACATGCCGAATTTGTATTATCTTGCAAGAAAAAAATAA
- a CDS encoding glycosyltransferase family 2 protein, which yields MKIEKLSLYLITLNEEKRLARTLNSAKNLVDEIIIVDSGSTDKTREIAESFGAKFIYHKWENYGFQVKFAEEQCNYKWVLRLDADEVISPELAQEILTIKRDALKDGYILPRGEVFPGMKHANKWVRHYKEIRLYNRDSWTMSGKIGNDDVIKASPDATHGKCKNFIDHYSFISINQIIRKYNIESDSLAERAVKQQKNYSPWRLVGCSTLEFLKFYVLGRFFLLGWWGFIHSVNVSILRFLKFAKFYEHYNNKYDDE from the coding sequence ATGAAAATCGAAAAATTGTCGCTCTACTTGATAACACTAAATGAAGAAAAACGGCTTGCGAGGACTCTTAATTCCGCAAAAAATTTGGTTGACGAAATTATAATAGTTGACTCCGGCAGCACTGACAAAACGCGCGAAATCGCAGAATCCTTCGGGGCAAAATTTATTTATCACAAATGGGAAAATTACGGCTTCCAAGTAAAATTTGCTGAGGAACAATGCAATTATAAATGGGTATTGAGACTCGACGCTGACGAAGTTATTTCACCTGAATTAGCGCAGGAAATCTTGACAATTAAACGCGACGCACTCAAAGACGGTTATATACTGCCGCGCGGTGAAGTTTTTCCGGGAATGAAACACGCTAATAAATGGGTCAGGCACTATAAAGAAATCAGACTCTACAATCGCGACTCTTGGACAATGAGCGGCAAAATCGGCAATGATGACGTAATTAAAGCTAGCCCGGACGCTACACACGGAAAATGCAAAAATTTCATAGATCATTACTCGTTTATATCGATTAATCAAATTATCAGGAAATATAATATTGAATCTGATTCACTTGCAGAACGCGCAGTAAAGCAGCAAAAAAATTATTCTCCGTGGCGGCTTGTCGGATGTTCGACGCTTGAATTTCTGAAATTTTATGTGCTTGGCCGATTCTTTCTGCTGGGCTGGTGGGGATTCATTCACAGCGTAAATGTCTCGATTCTAAGATTCCTGAAATTTGCCAAATTCTATGAGCACTATAATAATAAGTATGATGACGAATAA
- a CDS encoding alpha/beta hydrolase: MRITICAIVMLFSLFGAAFADMKPVKSFEERKPTPYNANQFGFVYGGALTENVKGKVNVHPIIYELNGIKIAANVYTPADYDPAKKYPAVTVAHPNGGVKEQVAGLFAQKLAELGYITVAADAAYQGESGGEPRHTDIPFFRTEDIHGMVDLLTIYPGVDVNRIGMLGICGGGGYTLNAAKSEKRVKAVATLSMFNSGRVRREGYMSTQIKDVQERLKQANDARNAIIANDNVIAAGGTLDLDKLTDEYISSIKNDLYREGLLYYGKTHRHPNSTFEYTQASLIELMAWDATDNIKLINVPLLMMAGSIADSLYMSEDAIEKATGTNDKELFLIPGAMHIQTYWKPEFVEQEINKLKEFFGRTL, encoded by the coding sequence TTGAGAATTACAATATGTGCAATAGTTATGTTATTTTCACTTTTTGGAGCTGCGTTTGCTGACATGAAACCCGTTAAAAGTTTTGAGGAGAGAAAGCCGACACCTTATAACGCTAATCAATTTGGTTTTGTTTACGGCGGTGCACTCACTGAGAACGTAAAAGGCAAAGTAAATGTTCACCCGATTATTTACGAGCTTAACGGAATTAAAATCGCTGCAAATGTTTATACCCCTGCTGATTATGATCCGGCGAAAAAATATCCTGCTGTTACTGTTGCTCACCCGAATGGCGGCGTAAAAGAACAGGTTGCGGGACTCTTTGCTCAGAAACTCGCTGAATTAGGATATATAACTGTTGCGGCTGATGCTGCTTATCAGGGCGAGAGCGGCGGAGAACCTAGACACACTGATATTCCATTTTTCAGGACAGAAGATATTCACGGCATGGTTGATTTATTGACAATTTATCCCGGAGTTGACGTTAATCGAATCGGCATGTTAGGAATTTGCGGCGGAGGCGGTTACACTTTGAACGCTGCAAAATCTGAAAAACGCGTGAAAGCTGTTGCAACTTTAAGCATGTTCAATTCGGGCCGTGTTCGTCGAGAAGGTTACATGAGCACTCAAATTAAAGACGTTCAGGAAAGACTAAAGCAGGCTAACGACGCAAGAAACGCAATAATTGCAAATGATAATGTCATAGCAGCAGGAGGAACTTTAGATCTTGACAAGCTAACGGACGAATATATTTCTTCAATAAAAAATGATTTGTACCGCGAAGGACTTTTATATTACGGCAAAACTCACAGACACCCTAACTCAACATTTGAATACACCCAGGCGAGTTTAATCGAGTTAATGGCTTGGGACGCTACCGACAACATTAAGTTAATTAACGTGCCTTTGCTGATGATGGCAGGAAGTATCGCGGATTCTCTTTATATGTCCGAAGACGCTATCGAGAAAGCAACAGGAACTAACGACAAAGAATTATTCTTAATTCCCGGAGCAATGCACATACAAACTTATTGGAAACCGGAATTTGTCGAGCAGGAAATTAATAAGCTCAAAGAATTTTTCGGGAGGACGCTATAA
- a CDS encoding carboxymuconolactone decarboxylase family protein, whose product MKSAIILLCVILFALPVSASTLDGYDRAKIADENFTRMHGNEIFDSAKNDPELFAVMKKYIYGDLSQQIKLTDTERQLITIVVLTTNQNHKFLKRAVEGSLALNVKPIEIREALYHVAPYIGFPKVFEALDVANEIFAAKGVNLPLDNQGTTTDSDRFEKGLNFQVNAYGERINQMRDSTPDYQKHLQDNLSAFCFGDTYTRGTLNYKMREMLTMAVIGTLGTAEAQYKSHVIGTLDAGATKEEVISVITTMNPYIGFPRTLNALRIANEVFNERKK is encoded by the coding sequence ATGAAGAGTGCAATAATTTTATTGTGCGTGATATTATTTGCGCTCCCAGTTTCAGCAAGCACTCTTGACGGATATGACCGCGCGAAAATTGCCGATGAAAATTTTACAAGGATGCACGGAAATGAAATTTTTGACTCGGCGAAAAATGACCCTGAATTATTCGCAGTCATGAAAAAATATATTTACGGCGATTTATCCCAGCAAATAAAGCTCACTGACACAGAACGTCAATTAATTACAATTGTTGTGCTTACGACTAATCAGAATCATAAATTTCTGAAACGTGCTGTAGAAGGCTCGCTCGCTCTGAACGTCAAGCCCATTGAGATCCGCGAAGCATTGTATCATGTCGCACCTTATATAGGATTCCCGAAAGTTTTTGAGGCTCTTGATGTCGCAAATGAAATTTTTGCAGCAAAGGGAGTAAATTTGCCGCTCGATAATCAGGGAACTACAACAGATTCAGACAGATTCGAGAAGGGCTTAAATTTTCAGGTCAATGCGTACGGCGAAAGAATTAATCAAATGCGCGACTCGACTCCTGATTATCAGAAACATTTGCAGGATAATCTTTCAGCATTTTGTTTCGGAGACACTTACACGCGGGGAACTCTGAATTATAAAATGCGCGAAATGTTGACAATGGCTGTAATAGGCACTCTCGGAACGGCTGAAGCGCAATATAAATCGCACGTGATCGGGACTCTTGACGCAGGAGCAACAAAAGAAGAAGTCATCAGCGTAATAACGACAATGAATCCTTATATAGGTTTTCCACGAACGTTAAATGCTTTGAGGATTGCTAATGAAGTTTTTAACGAGCGCAAAAAATAA